A stretch of Bifidobacterium sp. ESL0704 DNA encodes these proteins:
- the pheT gene encoding phenylalanine--tRNA ligase subunit beta, with protein sequence MPMVDIDWLKEHVEVPAGLTYEQLAKDLVHVGLEEEEIHSSNVTGPIVVGYVVDATPEPQKNGKTINWCHVDVGDKYNDTDENGNKVPRGIVCGAPNMAAGEKVVVTLPGAVLPGDFKIEPRKTYGHISNGMCASERELGLGSDHSGIILLNDYGFSAEEAAALKPGDDLMHVLHLDQPVLEINITPDRGYTLSYRGVAREYHHSTGAAYTDPAIELSDKAPKGVEADKADIAVEIEDNNPIHGVPGCDRYYARTVRNFDPASPTPNWMRRRLIRAGMRSISLAVDVTNYVMMDLGQPMHAYDLDKICGPIVVRRANKGETLTTLDGKKHDLSVEDLLITDSPDGKRSSRILGLAGVMGGLYGEVTAETKNILLESAHFDQVTIARSARRHKTPSEASKRYERGVDYALQPAAAQMAAELMAKYGKGTPSGTPIDVDHTQPREAIDFKFTETKRLTGLDTSDQRIREILEDIGCKVSDSKEQGHISVIPPTWRPDLTMPCDLVEEIARLVGYDEIPITMPPAPVEGEVGLTPDQQRQRDVANELAEYGLVETLSYPFVGDADFKAFGYDAEEIKPVSVEVANPLAGDRPYLRRTVLPTLAQTVQRNLRRGLENISLYEIGHVYLWDPNAPAIPALPGGQRPSEEQLKALDAGLPEQPLHVAAILTGKAVETGWLGERRDVDYSDAVEAMNRVADRLGAKVSLVQPQPQDVPMQWHPGRAAKVMVGDTFVGMVGELHPHVNAALGFPEHSAAFELNLTALFATLSGKPVQAKPISTFPPVKQDLAFTVPDTVTAAQLQQVIVEAAGDDLESIELFDVFAGDQLGEHQKSLAYAVTFRSPDKTLTSSDTEAIRKAIVDKAETIGAQLRA encoded by the coding sequence ATGCCAATGGTAGATATTGACTGGCTCAAGGAGCATGTCGAGGTTCCGGCCGGTCTGACGTACGAACAGCTCGCCAAGGATCTGGTTCATGTCGGCCTCGAGGAAGAGGAGATCCATTCCTCGAACGTCACCGGCCCGATCGTGGTCGGCTACGTGGTCGATGCCACGCCGGAACCGCAAAAGAACGGCAAGACCATCAACTGGTGCCATGTCGATGTCGGCGACAAGTACAACGACACCGACGAGAACGGCAACAAGGTGCCGCGCGGCATCGTCTGCGGCGCGCCGAACATGGCCGCCGGCGAGAAGGTCGTCGTCACGTTGCCGGGAGCGGTGCTGCCCGGCGATTTCAAGATCGAACCGCGCAAGACCTATGGCCACATCTCTAACGGTATGTGCGCCTCGGAACGTGAGTTAGGCTTGGGCAGCGACCACAGCGGCATCATTCTGCTCAACGATTACGGCTTCAGCGCAGAGGAGGCCGCGGCGTTGAAGCCCGGTGACGATCTGATGCATGTGCTGCATCTCGATCAACCGGTGCTCGAGATCAACATCACCCCCGACCGCGGATACACGCTGTCCTATCGTGGTGTGGCCCGAGAATACCATCATTCAACCGGTGCTGCTTACACGGATCCGGCCATCGAGCTCAGCGACAAGGCGCCTAAGGGCGTCGAGGCCGACAAAGCCGACATCGCCGTCGAGATCGAAGACAACAACCCGATTCACGGCGTACCCGGCTGCGATCGCTACTATGCGCGCACGGTGCGTAATTTCGACCCGGCGAGCCCGACGCCCAACTGGATGCGTCGTCGCTTGATTCGCGCCGGCATGCGTTCGATTTCACTGGCGGTGGACGTCACCAACTACGTGATGATGGACCTGGGCCAGCCGATGCACGCCTACGACCTTGACAAGATCTGCGGGCCCATTGTCGTTCGACGCGCCAACAAGGGCGAGACCCTGACCACGCTCGACGGCAAGAAGCACGACCTGAGCGTTGAAGACCTCCTGATCACGGATTCGCCCGATGGCAAGCGCAGCTCGAGGATTCTTGGACTCGCCGGCGTGATGGGCGGCCTTTACGGAGAGGTCACAGCCGAGACCAAGAACATTCTTCTGGAATCCGCGCATTTCGACCAGGTCACCATCGCCCGCTCCGCACGCCGTCACAAGACCCCGTCAGAGGCATCCAAGCGCTACGAGCGCGGTGTGGACTATGCTCTGCAACCTGCTGCCGCGCAGATGGCCGCCGAACTGATGGCCAAGTATGGCAAGGGCACGCCGAGCGGCACTCCGATCGACGTCGACCACACGCAACCGCGTGAGGCCATCGATTTCAAGTTCACCGAGACCAAGCGCCTCACCGGGCTCGACACCTCGGACCAGCGCATCCGCGAGATTCTCGAAGACATCGGCTGCAAGGTCAGCGACAGCAAGGAGCAAGGCCACATTTCCGTGATTCCTCCGACCTGGCGTCCGGACCTCACCATGCCATGCGATTTGGTCGAGGAGATCGCGCGTCTCGTCGGCTACGACGAGATTCCGATCACCATGCCTCCCGCTCCGGTCGAGGGCGAGGTCGGACTGACGCCGGACCAGCAGCGCCAGCGTGACGTGGCCAACGAGCTGGCCGAATATGGTTTGGTGGAGACGCTAAGCTACCCGTTCGTCGGCGACGCCGACTTCAAGGCGTTCGGTTACGATGCCGAGGAAATCAAGCCGGTAAGTGTCGAGGTCGCCAACCCTCTCGCCGGCGACCGCCCGTACCTGCGTCGCACCGTTCTGCCGACACTGGCACAGACCGTGCAGCGCAACCTGCGTCGTGGCCTTGAAAACATCTCGCTTTACGAGATTGGTCACGTCTATCTTTGGGATCCGAATGCTCCGGCCATCCCGGCTCTGCCTGGTGGACAGCGCCCGAGCGAAGAACAGCTCAAGGCGCTTGATGCCGGTCTGCCGGAGCAGCCGTTGCACGTCGCCGCGATCCTGACCGGCAAGGCCGTGGAAACCGGTTGGCTCGGTGAAAGGCGCGATGTCGACTACAGCGATGCCGTCGAGGCGATGAACCGCGTGGCTGACCGTCTGGGGGCCAAGGTCTCCCTCGTGCAGCCGCAACCGCAGGATGTGCCGATGCAATGGCATCCGGGTCGTGCCGCCAAGGTCATGGTCGGTGACACATTTGTCGGTATGGTGGGTGAGCTGCATCCGCATGTCAACGCAGCGCTCGGCTTCCCGGAGCATTCCGCGGCCTTCGAGCTCAACCTGACCGCGCTCTTCGCCACGTTGAGCGGCAAGCCGGTACAGGCCAAGCCCATTTCGACGTTCCCTCCGGTCAAGCAGGATCTCGCCTTCACGGTACCTGATACAGTCACCGCCGCACAATTGCAGCAGGTGATCGTTGAGGCCGCAGGCGACGATCTTGAGTCCATCGAGCTGTTCGATGTCTTCGCCGGCGACCAGCTGGGTGAGCATCAGAAGTCGCTTGCCTATGCGGTTACTTTCCGCTCTCCGGATAAGACGCTGACCAGCAGCGACACCGAGGCCATCCGCAAGGCTATTGTCGATAAAGCGGAAACGATCGGTGCGCAACTGCGTGCCTGA